In the genome of Vicia villosa cultivar HV-30 ecotype Madison, WI linkage group LG7, Vvil1.0, whole genome shotgun sequence, one region contains:
- the LOC131615984 gene encoding receptor-like protein kinase: MINTCYNSRFIKFLFFIISSLHAASALTSDGFTLLSLLRTWTFVPPLVNSTWRASDSNPCSWLGVQCDRNNHVVSLNLTSHGIFGQLGPQIGNLYHLHTLLLLDNGFSGKVPSELSNCSFLENLDLSRNKFTGSIPYSLNQLQNLRFLSLSSNLLTGEIPDSLFEIQSLEEVSFHSNLLSGLIPTNIGNLTQILRLYLYGNQLSETIPSSIGNCSKLQDLDLSFNRLRGEIPVSIWRIQTLRRLILNENNFNESLTDFESNLNLNYMDMSKNNISGLIPASLGNCVNVTYINLSWNKLGGPIPSDLGSLVNLVTLNLAHNNLEGPLPLRLSNCTKMDRFDIGFNFLNGSIPSSLRSWRGLSTLILRENHFTGGIPQFLAEFSNLRELQLGGNNFGGEIPRSMGALHNLFYGLNLSANGLTGGIPAEIAKLQLLQSLDISFNNLTGSINVLEGLVSLTAINISYNLLNGSVPTGLNNIVMKLLKSSPSSFMGNPLLCVSCLSCINSSYVNPCFYKSNDHKGISNVGIVMIALGSSILISSVLVMIIRRCLLRKNSDMESDLNQWYYIDRGAGRIGVGYADEFNISGKEPSSALRNLVLQATDNLSDEYIIGRGAHGIVYKAILGDQVFAVKQFEFARNRRKQLRMMCKEIEVLGMYKHRNLIKYADYWIGEEYGLVLYKFMENGSLHDILHEKNPPPPLTWNARFNLAVGIAEGIAYLHNNCDPPIVHRDIKPKNILIDENMDPIIADFGTALYRKSSEDSYSHSETRKMLSTKVIGTPGYIAPENAYQVVQGRKSDVYSYGVVLLELITRKKVLVPSLNDERKVTPLVSWARTVWLETGKIEDVADSYLASSLLDSAAVTKQVTTIFLLALQCTEKDLRKRPIMKDILGLYRKDMFKRCDEEEQGDVVAADTSLQPCSPNILPNIPVVSVENHLQGESSRDAAKRQREVPINAETEPKDYNDLSFWPDTDKFQMGFRVEENWSLKPTIYIDGLLVKMTGNGKILTEQVLVVAALNVPKVTYVWPSLIFIPSVAGPIVTKPFNWFFLSRWGQYMYLNKSLYYQPKSYFINANKTNTLQDLILKATENLNDQYVVSREAHCTVYKVILGQQVFALKKFEFGRNKKMHQSIVSNEIEVLDDIEMIVDSHLASSFPNSATLTKQVAPIFLLVLQCTETDLQKRLTIKNAVTTLQPFIPCNLFSDGSDVSADNHLSIRNTYCSDFVITIFDVSC; the protein is encoded by the exons ATGATTAATACCTGTTATAACTCTAGATTTATCAAGTTCTTGTTCTTCATTATTTCTTCCTTGCATGCTGCTTCTGCTCTTACCTCTGATGGCTTCACTCTCTTGTCACTCTTGAGAACCTGGACCTTTGTTCCACCTCTAGTCAACTCTACCTGGAGAGCTTCTGATTCCAATCCATGCTCATGGCTTGGTGTTCAATGCGACCGTAACAACCATGTGGTTTCCCTTAACCTCACTAGTCATGGTATTTTTGGTCAACTTGGACCACAAATTGGAAACCTTTATCACTTGCATACCCTTTTGTTGTTGGATAATGGTTTCTCAGGAAAAGTGCCTTCAGAGCTAAGCAACTGTAGTTTTCTTGAGAATTTAGACCTTTCTAGGAACAAATTCACTGGAAGTATACCATATAGTTTGAATCAGTTGCAAAATTTACGGTTTTTGAGCTTGTCTTCCAATCTGCTGACTGGTGAAATTCCAGATTCTTTGTTTGAAATTCAATCTCTAGAAGAAGTGAGCTTTCACAGTAACCTTCTTAGTGGACTTATTCCAACTAATATTGGAAACTTGACTCAAATATTGAGGTTGTATCTATATGGTAATCAATTGTCAGAGACTATTCCTTCATCCATTGGTAATTGCAGTAAATTGCAGGACCTTGATTTATCTTTCAATCGTTTGAGAGGCGAAATTCCGGTGAGTATTTGGAGAATTCAAACTCTGAGGAGGTTGATTCTCAATGAAAATAATTTCAATGAGTCTCTTACTGATTTTGAAAGTAATCTGAACCTGAATTACATGGACATGAGCAAGAACAATATTAGTGGACTGATTCCAGCAAGTTTGGGAAATTGCGTAAATGTCACATACATTAATTTGTCATGGAACAAGCTTGGAGGGCCAATACCATCAGACCTTGGAAGCCTTGTGAATCTTGTGACTTTGAATCTTGCTCATAATAACTTGGAAGGTCCTTTGCCACTTCGCCTGTCGAATTGTACTAAAATGGATCGTTTTGACATCGGATTCAATTTCCTAAATGGTTCAATCCCGTCGAGTTTGAGAAGTTGGAGAGGCTTATCCACATTGATTTTAAGAGAAAATCATTTCACAGGAGGTATCCCACAGTTTTTGGCAGAATTTAGCAACCTGCGAGAGCTACAACTTGGCGGAAATAATTTTGGAGGCGAAATTCCTCGATCAATGGGAGCATTGCACAATTTGTTCTACGGATTGAATCTGAGTGCTAATGGATTGACAGGAGGGATTCCTGCAGAAATCGCGAAGCTACAACTGCTGCAAAGTCTGGACATATCTTTCAACAATTTAACAGGAAGCATAAATGTTCTTGAAGGTCTTGTTTCGTTAACTGCGATCAATATTTCTTACAATCTCCTCAATGGTTCTGTACCAACTGGCCTTAATAATATAGTAATGAAGTTATTGAAATCCTCGCCATCATCGTTCATGGGTAATCCTCTCCTATGTGTCAGTTGTTTGAGTTGCATTAACTCTAGTTATGTGAATCCTTGTTTCTACAAATCAAATGATCACAAAGGTATCAGTAATGTTGGAATTGTGATGATAGCACTTGGATCCTCAATTCTGATTTCTTCTGTACTGGTAATGATAATTCGACGGTGTCTTCTTAGAAAGAATTCAGATATGGAGTCCGATCTAAATCAATGGTATTATATTGATAGAGGAGCTGGAAGGATTGGAGTCGGATATGCTGACGAATTCAACATCTCAGGTAAAGAACCGTCATCCGCCCTTAGGAATCTAGTGCTGCAGGCTACAGATAACCTAAGTGATGAGTATATTATCGGCAGAGGGGCACATGGTATCGTGTACAAAGCAATTCTTGGTGACCAGGTTTTTGCTGTAAAGCAATTTGAATTCGCAAGGAACAGGAGAAAACAGCTACGTATGATGTGCAAAGAAATTGAAGTGCTTGGAATGTATAAGCATCGCAACTTGATCAAATATGCAGACTACTGGATTGGTGAGGAATATGGCTTAGTCTTGTATAAATTCATGGAGAACGGTAGTCTTCATGATATCTTGCATGAAAAGAATCCCCCGCCGCCTTTAACGTGGAACGCCAGGTTTAACTTAGCTGTTGGAATTGCCGAAGGAATTGCATATCTGCATAATAATTGTGATCCACCCATAGTGCACCGAGATATTAAACCGAAGAATATTCTTATTGATGAGAATATGGATCCAATTATAGCTGATTTTGGTACTGCCCTGTACAGGAAGTCATCCGAAGATTCTTATAGTCATTCAGAAACGAGGAAAATGCTTTCGACAAAAGTTATTGGTACCCCTGGCTACATTGCACCAG AGAATGCATATCAAGTAGTGCAGGGAAGAAAATCTGATGTATATAGCTACGGCGTTGTTTTGCTCGAGCTAATAACCAGAAAGAAAGTGTTAGTTCCCTCTTTGAATGATGAGAGAAAAGTGACCCCTTTAGTGAGCTGGGCTAGAACAGTTTGGTTGGAAACAGGCAAAATTGAGGATGTTGCTGATTCATACCTTGCGAGTTCACTTCTGGATTCAGCAGCAGTGACCAAGCAAGTCACTACCATATTTTTATTGGCATTGCAATGCACAGAGAAGGATCTACGAAAGAGACCAATCATGAAAGATATTCTTGGCTTGTATAGAAAGGATATGTTCAAGCGGTGTGATGAGGAGGAACAGGGTGATGTGGTTGCAGCTGATACATCACTGCAGCCATGTAGTCCTAATATTCTCCCTAACATTCCAGTTGTTAGTGTTGAGAACCATCTACAGGGAGAAAGCAGTAGGGATGCAGCGAAAAGACAAAGAGAAGTTCCAATCAATGCGGAGACTGAACCTAAGGATTACAATGACTTAAGCTTTTGGCCGGACACTGATAAATTTCAAATGGGATTCCGTGTTGAAGAAAATTGGAGTCTCAAGCCTACGATTTATATTGATGGACTGTTAGTTAAAATGACGGGAAATGGTAAGATATTGACTGAACAGGTTTTGGTGGTAGCTGCTCTGAATGTTCCAAAAGTAACCTATGTGTGGCCTAGTTTGATTTTCATTCCCTCTGTCGCTGGTCCGATAGTAACCAAACCTTTCAATTGGTTTTTCCTCTCGCGCTGGGGCCAGTATATGTACCTTAATAAATCCTTGTATTATCAACCCAAATCATACTTCATAAATGCCAACAAAACCAATACCCTTCAGGACCTGATATTGAAGGCTACCGAGAACCTAAATGATCAGTATGTCGTTAGCAGAGAAGCACATTGTACTGTGTACAAAGTCATACTTGGTCAACAAGTTTTTGCTTTAAAGAAGTTTGAATTTGGAAGGAACAAGAAAATGCACCAAAGTATCGTCAGCAATGAAATTGAAGTCCTTGACGACATCGAGATGATTGTTGACTCACACCTTGCTAGTTCATTTCCCAATTCAGCAACACTGACCAAGCAAGTCGCGCCAATCTTTTTATTGGTATTGCAATGCACAGAGACAGATCTTCAAAAGAGACTGACCATAAAAAATGCCGTTACAACACTACAACCATTTATCCCTTGTAACCTCTTTTCTGATGGTTCAGATGTTAGTGCTGACAACCATCTGTCAATAAGGAATACTTATTGCAGTGATTTTGTTATAACTATATTTGATGTTAGTTGCTGA